In one window of Escherichia coli DSM 30083 = JCM 1649 = ATCC 11775 DNA:
- the yeaY gene encoding Slp family lipoprotein YeaY: MAVQKNVIKGILAGTFALMLSGCVTVPDAIKGSSPTPQQDLVRVMSAPQLYVGQEARFGGKVVAVQNQQGKTRLEIATVPLDSGARPTLGEPSRGRIYADVNGFLDPVDFRGQLVTVVGPITGAVDGKIGNTPYKFMVMQVTGYKRWHLTQQVIMPPQPIDPWFYGGRGWPYGYGGWGWYNPGPARVQTVVTE; this comes from the coding sequence ATGGCGGTTCAAAAGAATGTTATCAAAGGCATACTGGCAGGTACGTTTGCGCTAATGCTGAGCGGTTGTGTCACTGTGCCGGACGCCATTAAAGGCAGCAGTCCCACGCCGCAACAAGATTTAGTTCGGGTGATGAGTGCGCCGCAGCTGTACGTTGGTCAGGAGGCACGCTTTGGCGGCAAAGTGGTTGCGGTACAAAACCAGCAAGGGAAAACCCGCCTGGAAATTGCCACCGTACCACTGGACAGCGGAGCCAGACCGACGCTGGGAGAACCTTCTCGCGGTCGCATTTATGCCGATGTGAACGGTTTTCTGGACCCGGTGGATTTCCGCGGACAACTGGTGACGGTAGTCGGGCCAATCACCGGTGCGGTTGACGGCAAAATCGGTAATACGCCCTATAAATTTATGGTGATGCAAGTAACGGGTTACAAACGTTGGCATTTAACCCAGCAGGTGATTATGCCGCCTCAGCCGATTGATCCATGGTTTTATGGCGGTCGTGGCTGGCCCTATGGCTACGGCGGATGGGGCTGGTATAATCCCGGCCCCGCGAGAGTACAAACAGTTGTAACTGAATAA
- the fadD gene encoding long-chain-fatty-acid--CoA ligase FadD — translation MKKVWLNRYPADVPTEINPDRYQSLVDMFEQSVARYADQPAFVNMGEVMTFRKLEERSRAFAAYLQQGLGLKKGDRVALMMPNLLQYPVALFGILRAGMIVVNVNPLYTPRELEHQLNDSGASAIVIVSNFAHTLEKVVDKTAVQHVILTRMGDQLSTAKGTVVNFVVKYIKRLVPKYHLPDAISFRSALHNGYRMQYVKPELVPEDLAFLQYTGGTTGVAKGAMLTHRNMLANLEQVNATYGPLLHPGKELVVTALPLYHIFALTINCLLFIELGGQNLLITNPRDIPGLVKELAKYPFTAITGVNTLFNALLNNKEFQQLDFSSLHLSAGGGMPVQQVVAERWVKLTGQYLLEGYGLTECAPLVSVNPYDIDYHSGSIGLPVPSTEAKLVDDDDNEVPPGQPGELCVKGPQVMLGYWQRPDATDEIIKNGWLHTGDIAVMDEEGFLRIVDRKKDMILVSGFNVYPNEIEDVVMQHPGVQEVAAVGVPSGSSGEAVKIFVVKKDPSLTEESLVTFCRRQLTGYKVPKLVEFRDELPKSNVGKILRRELRDEARGKVDNKA, via the coding sequence TTGAAGAAGGTTTGGCTTAACCGTTATCCCGCGGACGTTCCGACGGAGATCAACCCTGACCGTTATCAATCTCTGGTAGATATGTTTGAGCAGTCGGTCGCGCGCTACGCCGATCAACCCGCGTTTGTGAATATGGGGGAGGTGATGACCTTCCGCAAACTGGAAGAACGCAGTCGCGCGTTTGCCGCTTATTTGCAACAAGGGTTGGGGCTGAAGAAAGGCGATCGCGTTGCGTTGATGATGCCTAACTTATTGCAATATCCGGTGGCGCTGTTTGGCATTTTGCGTGCCGGGATGATCGTCGTAAACGTTAACCCGTTGTATACCCCGCGTGAGCTTGAGCATCAGCTTAACGATAGCGGCGCATCGGCGATTGTTATCGTGTCTAACTTTGCCCACACTCTGGAAAAAGTGGTTGATAAAACCGCCGTTCAGCACGTTATTCTGACCCGTATGGGCGATCAGCTATCTACGGCAAAAGGCACGGTAGTCAATTTCGTTGTTAAATACATCAAGCGTCTGGTGCCGAAATACCATCTGCCAGATGCCATTTCATTTCGTAGCGCCCTGCACAACGGCTACCGGATGCAGTATGTCAAACCAGAACTGGTGCCGGAAGATTTAGCTTTCCTGCAATACACCGGCGGCACCACTGGTGTGGCGAAAGGCGCGATGCTGACTCACCGCAATATGCTGGCGAACCTGGAACAGGTTAACGCGACCTATGGTCCGCTGTTGCATCCGGGCAAAGAGCTGGTGGTGACGGCGCTGCCGCTGTATCACATTTTTGCCCTGACCATTAACTGCCTGCTGTTTATCGAACTGGGTGGGCAGAACCTGCTTATCACTAACCCGCGCGATATTCCAGGGTTGGTAAAAGAGTTAGCGAAATATCCGTTTACCGCTATCACTGGCGTTAACACCTTGTTCAATGCGTTGCTGAACAATAAAGAGTTCCAGCAGCTGGATTTCTCCAGTCTGCATCTTTCCGCAGGCGGAGGGATGCCTGTTCAGCAAGTGGTGGCAGAACGTTGGGTGAAACTGACTGGACAGTATCTGCTGGAAGGTTATGGCCTGACCGAGTGTGCGCCGCTGGTCAGCGTTAACCCGTATGATATTGATTATCATAGTGGTAGCATCGGTTTACCGGTGCCGTCGACGGAAGCCAAACTGGTGGATGATGATGATAATGAAGTACCACCGGGTCAACCAGGTGAGCTTTGTGTCAAAGGACCGCAGGTGATGCTGGGTTACTGGCAGCGTCCGGATGCTACCGATGAAATCATCAAAAATGGCTGGTTACACACCGGCGACATCGCGGTGATGGATGAAGAAGGATTCCTGCGCATTGTCGATCGCAAAAAAGACATGATTCTGGTTTCCGGTTTTAACGTCTATCCCAACGAGATTGAAGATGTCGTCATGCAGCATCCTGGCGTACAGGAAGTCGCGGCTGTTGGCGTACCTTCTGGCTCCAGTGGTGAAGCGGTGAAAATCTTCGTAGTGAAAAAAGATCCATCGCTTACCGAAGAGTCACTGGTGACTTTTTGCCGCCGTCAGCTCACGGGCTACAAAGTACCGAAGCTGGTGGAGTTTCGTGATGAGTTACCGAAATCTAACGTCGGAAAAATTTTGCGACGAGAATTACGTGACGAAGCGCGCGGCAAAGTGGACAATAAAGCCTGA
- the rnd gene encoding ribonuclease D, with product MITTDDALASLCEAVRAFPAIALDTEFVRTRTYYPQLGLIQLFDGEHLALIDPLGITDWSPLKAILRDPSITKFLHAGSEDLEVFLNVFGELPQPLIDTQILAAFCGRPMSWGFASMVEEYSGVTLDKSESRTDWLARPLTERQCEYAAADVWYLLPITAKLMVETEASGWLPAALDECRLMQMRRQEVVAPEDAWRDITNAWQLRTRQLACLQLLADWRLRKARERDLAVNFVVREEHLWSVARYMPGSLGELDSLGLSGSEIRFHGKTLLALVEKAQALPEEALPQPMLNLMDMPGYRKAFKAIKSLITDVSETHKISAELLASRRQINQLLNWHWKLKPQNNLPELISGWRGELMAEALHNLLQEYPQ from the coding sequence ATGATTACCACGGACGATGCGCTGGCTTCTTTGTGTGAAGCCGTCCGTGCCTTTCCGGCGATAGCCCTGGATACTGAATTTGTTCGTACGCGCACTTATTACCCGCAGCTGGGTTTAATTCAACTTTTTGATGGTGAGCATCTGGCGCTAATTGATCCTCTCGGGATCACCGACTGGTCACCGCTGAAAGCGATCCTGCGCGATCCGTCCATCACAAAATTTCTTCATGCAGGCAGTGAAGATCTGGAAGTGTTCCTCAATGTCTTTGGCGAATTACCACAACCCTTGATTGACACGCAAATCCTTGCTGCCTTCTGCGGACGCCCGATGTCATGGGGTTTCGCTTCCATGGTGGAAGAGTATTCCGGCGTTACGCTGGACAAGAGTGAATCGCGCACCGACTGGCTGGCCAGACCGCTGACCGAACGTCAGTGTGAATACGCAGCGGCGGATGTCTGGTATCTGTTACCGATCACCGCAAAGCTTATGGTAGAAACGGAGGCCTCCGGCTGGCTACCTGCGGCGCTGGATGAATGCCGCCTGATGCAAATGCGTCGTCAGGAAGTCGTTGCGCCGGAAGACGCCTGGCGTGATATCACCAATGCCTGGCAATTACGCACACGCCAACTGGCCTGTCTGCAACTGTTAGCCGACTGGCGATTGCGCAAGGCGCGAGAGCGCGATCTGGCGGTGAACTTTGTCGTGCGTGAAGAGCATTTGTGGTCGGTAGCGCGTTATATGCCGGGAAGTCTGGGCGAACTGGACAGCCTGGGCTTATCCGGTAGCGAAATCCGCTTCCACGGTAAAACGTTGCTGGCGCTGGTGGAAAAAGCGCAGGCATTGCCGGAAGAGGCCTTACCGCAGCCGATGCTTAACCTGATGGACATGCCGGGTTATCGTAAAGCGTTTAAAGCGATTAAGTCGCTGATTACTGACGTCAGCGAAACGCACAAGATCAGCGCCGAATTGCTGGCATCGCGTCGGCAAATCAACCAACTGCTGAACTGGCACTGGAAACTGAAACCGCAGAACAATTTGCCGGAGCTGATTTCCGGCTGGCGTGGTGAGCTGATGGCGGAAGCATTACACAATTTATTGCAGGAATATCCACAGTAA
- the leuE gene encoding leucine efflux protein LeuE yields the protein MFAEYGVLNYWTYLVGAIFIVLVPGPNTLFVLKNSVSSGMKGGYLAACGVFIGDAVLMFLAWAGVATLIKTTPILFNIVRYLGAFYLLYLGSKILYATLKGKNSETKSDEPQYGAIFKRALILSLTNPKAILFYVSFFVQFIDVNAPHTGISFFILATTLELVSFCYLSFLIISGAFVTQYIRTKKKLAKVGNSLIGLMFVGFAARLATLQS from the coding sequence GTGTTCGCTGAATACGGGGTTCTGAATTACTGGACCTATCTGGTTGGGGCCATTTTTATTGTGTTGGTGCCAGGGCCAAATACCCTGTTTGTACTCAAAAATAGCGTCAGTAGCGGTATGAAAGGCGGTTATCTTGCGGCCTGTGGTGTATTTATTGGCGATGCGGTATTGATGTTTCTGGCATGGGCTGGAGTGGCGACATTAATTAAGACCACCCCGATATTATTCAACATCGTACGTTATCTTGGTGCGTTTTATTTGCTCTATCTGGGGAGTAAAATTCTCTACGCGACCCTGAAAGGTAAAAATAGCGAGACCAAATCCGATGAGCCCCAATACGGTGCCATTTTTAAACGCGCGTTAATTTTGAGCCTGACTAATCCGAAAGCCATTTTGTTCTATGTGTCGTTTTTCGTACAGTTTATCGATGTTAATGCCCCACATACGGGAATTTCATTCTTTATTCTGGCGACGACGCTGGAACTGGTGAGTTTCTGCTATTTGAGCTTCCTGATTATTTCTGGGGCTTTTGTCACGCAGTACATACGTACCAAAAAGAAACTGGCTAAAGTGGGCAACTCACTGATTGGTTTGATGTTCGTGGGTTTCGCCGCCCGACTGGCGACGCTGCAATCCTGA
- the yeaR gene encoding DUF1971 domain-containing protein YeaR, which yields MLQIPQNYIHTRSTPFWNKQTAPAGIFERHLDKGTRPGVYPRLSVMHGAVKYLGYADEHSAEPDQVILIEAGQFAVFPPEKWHNIEAMTDDTYFNIDFFVAPEVLMEGAQQRKVIHNGK from the coding sequence ATGCTGCAAATCCCACAGAATTATATTCATACGCGCTCAACGCCTTTCTGGAATAAACAAACTGCGCCTGCCGGAATATTCGAACGTCATCTTGATAAAGGAACGCGCCCGGGGGTTTACCCACGCCTTTCCGTTATGCATGGGGCGGTCAAATATCTCGGCTACGCTGATGAACACAGTGCAGAGCCTGATCAGGTGATCCTTATCGAAGCGGGGCAGTTTGCGGTGTTCCCTCCAGAAAAGTGGCACAACATTGAAGCCATGACTGACGATACTTATTTCAACATTGACTTCTTCGTTGCTCCTGAAGTCCTGATGGAAGGCGCGCAACAACGGAAAGTCATTCATAACGGGAAATGA
- the yoaG gene encoding DUF1869 domain-containing protein: protein MGKATYTVTVTNNSNGVSVDYETETPMTLLVPEVAAEVIKDLVNTVRSYDTENEHDVCGW from the coding sequence ATGGGCAAAGCAACGTATACCGTGACCGTCACCAATAACAGCAATGGCGTTTCTGTCGATTATGAAACAGAGACGCCGATGACTTTGCTGGTGCCAGAAGTGGCGGCTGAAGTGATAAAAGATCTGGTGAATACCGTGCGTTCTTATGACACGGAAAACGAACATGATGTTTGTGGTTGGTAA
- the yeaQ gene encoding GlsB/YeaQ/YmgE family stress response membrane protein: MGILSWIIFGLIAGILAKWIMPGKDGGGFFMTILLGIVGAVVGGWISTLFGFGKVDGFNFGSFVVAVIGAIVVLFIYRKIKS, encoded by the coding sequence ATGGGCATTCTGTCATGGATTATTTTTGGGCTTATTGCCGGTATTCTGGCGAAGTGGATCATGCCAGGTAAAGATGGTGGTGGATTCTTTATGACTATCCTGCTGGGGATAGTCGGTGCCGTAGTCGGCGGATGGATCAGCACGCTGTTTGGCTTTGGTAAAGTCGATGGCTTCAATTTTGGCAGCTTCGTGGTTGCCGTTATTGGTGCGATTGTTGTGCTATTTATCTACAGGAAGATTAAAAGTTAA
- the yoaJ gene encoding protein YoaJ — protein sequence MKKTTIIMMGVAIIVVLGTELGWW from the coding sequence ATGAAAAAAACAACGATTATTATGATGGGTGTGGCGATTATTGTCGTACTCGGCACTGAGCTGGGATGGTGGTAA
- the yoaK gene encoding YoaK family small membrane protein: protein MRIGIIFPVVIFITAVVFLAWFFIGGYAAPGA, encoded by the coding sequence ATGCGAATCGGTATTATTTTTCCGGTTGTAATCTTTATTACAGCGGTCGTATTTTTAGCATGGTTTTTTATTGGCGGCTATGCTGCCCCGGGAGCATAA
- the dgcP gene encoding diguanylate cyclase DgcP, whose product MSDQIIARVSQSLAKEQSLESLVRQLLEMLEMVTDMESTYLTKVDVEARLQHIMFARNSQKMHIPENFTVSWDYSLCKRAIDENCFFSDEVPDRWGDCVAARNLGITTFLSTPIHLPDGSFYGTLCAASSEKRQWSERAEQVLQLFAGLIAQYIQKEALVEQLREANAALIAQSYTDSLTGLPNRRAIFENLTTLFSLARHLNHKIMIAFIDLDNFKLINDRFGHNSGDLFLIQVGERLNTLQQNGEVIGRLGGDEFLVVSLNNENADISSLRERIQQQIRGEYHLGDVDLYYPGASLGIVEVDPETTDADSALHAADIAMYQEKKHKQKTPFVTHSALHS is encoded by the coding sequence GTGTCAGATCAGATTATCGCCCGCGTCTCGCAATCCCTTGCCAAAGAACAGTCACTGGAAAGTCTGGTTCGACAGCTTCTGGAGATGCTGGAAATGGTCACTGATATGGAGTCAACCTACCTGACCAAAGTGGATGTCGAAGCGCGCCTGCAGCATATAATGTTTGCCCGTAATAGCCAGAAAATGCACATCCCGGAGAATTTTACCGTCTCGTGGGATTACTCGTTATGCAAACGCGCCATTGATGAAAACTGTTTTTTCAGCGATGAAGTCCCCGACCGTTGGGGCGACTGTGTTGCGGCACGCAATCTTGGCATCACCACATTTCTGAGCACGCCAATTCACTTACCGGATGGATCATTCTATGGCACGCTTTGCGCCGCCAGCAGTGAGAAGCGCCAGTGGAGTGAACGCGCGGAACAGGTCTTACAGTTGTTCGCCGGACTGATTGCACAATATATTCAAAAAGAGGCACTGGTTGAACAGCTGCGCGAAGCTAATGCTGCGCTGATTGCGCAATCGTATACCGACTCGTTAACTGGGCTACCGAATCGGCGGGCGATTTTTGAAAATCTGACGACGCTGTTTTCTCTCGCCCGGCATCTTAACCATAAGATAATGATCGCGTTTATCGATCTGGATAACTTCAAATTAATCAATGATCGTTTTGGTCATAATAGTGGCGATCTGTTTCTCATTCAGGTTGGCGAGCGCCTTAATACGCTCCAGCAAAATGGCGAAGTTATTGGTCGTCTCGGCGGTGATGAGTTTTTGGTTGTTTCACTGAACAACGAGAATGCGGATATTTCGTCGCTGCGAGAACGTATTCAACAACAAATACGCGGAGAATATCACTTAGGTGATGTTGATTTGTATTATCCTGGTGCCAGTCTTGGCATAGTAGAAGTCGATCCTGAAACGACCGATGCAGACAGTGCCCTGCATGCTGCCGATATCGCGATGTATCAGGAGAAAAAACATAAACAGAAAACACCTTTTGTCACGCATTCAGCGCTACATTCCTGA
- the yoaF gene encoding DUF333 domain-containing lipoprotein YoaF, with protein MKIISFVLPCLLVLAGCSTPSQPEAPKPPQIGMANPASVYCQQKGGTLIPVQTAQGVSNNCKLPGGETIDEWALWRRDHPAGEK; from the coding sequence ATGAAAATTATCAGTTTTGTTCTGCCTTGCTTGCTGGTCCTGGCTGGTTGTTCAACCCCTTCTCAGCCAGAAGCACCTAAACCGCCGCAGATTGGTATGGCAAATCCGGCGTCGGTCTATTGCCAGCAGAAGGGCGGGACGCTCATTCCTGTGCAGACAGCGCAAGGGGTCAGCAACAATTGCAAATTACCGGGCGGTGAAACGATTGATGAATGGGCATTGTGGCGACGGGACCATCCGGCTGGTGAAAAATAA